GAACCTGACCCCATTTCGCTTTGCCCCGGGCATGATGCGGGTGTGCACGGCGCGTTCCAGGCCCTTCTCCAGACACACAAGCTTATCTTACACATAGCCGGCCGGAGCCCCTCGGGTGCGAACTACAAAGCACAAAGGAGATGGGTTATGAGACAGCTACTGCTAATCTTAAGTGTATTGATAGGATTCAGTATCTCCTCATTTACCTTTTCGCCTCCAGAAGAAGCATGCCAGTGGGAGACAGATACCTGTCTGGTGATCATCCTTCAATATGAAGGGTTCTGGGAAATGATAATCCGCTGCGATAATGGCTACCGAGATGAAATTATTCAGGAGGGAATCTGGGGATTCTGCCCGGAATAAGGCTAACGTAGGCCCCGGTTTATGCCTGGGGCTCCTTTTGCTGCTCTTTTTCGGGAAGCAATCTGGCCAGGGACAGCCTACATCGATCCTGTCGCCGGATCTGGTCCTGCCGGGCCATCTCTTTGCCCGCGCAGTATCGGTAGCGCTGGATCGCCATCAGCACATCCTGGTGGCAGATGCCGGCGCCTACCACATCGTGTACTTTAATGCCCAAGGGGTCCCGATCGACACGTTGGGCCGCCGGGGCAACGGACCGGGCGAGTTTCAAACGCTGACACGTATTGCCACGTCTCCTGAGGGGGACTGGCTGTTCGTGCTGGAGGATATGCCTCGACGCGTACATCGCTGGCGTCTGCATCCTGGCCTTCGCCACATCGACACCCGCACTTTTCCTTCACTGCCTCTTCCGGCCCACTGGCCGCTGGAGCTGTGGGCCATCAGCGCTGACACGCTGATTCTTCGTTTTGCAGCCAGTTTGATCGACGCAGGCTTTCATGGACTCTACCGCTATCAGTGGTCGAATCGGCAGCTTCGCCTGCTGCTTTCGCTGCGTGAAAATGAGGTCATTCGCCGGGGAGGGCGGCGCACAATCTTTCCCTTTCTGGCGCGCCAACTGGTGGCCGTTCGGCCTCCCCACGGCATAGCTCTGGCCTGGAGCGACAGCCTGCAGGTGGTGTTGCATGACCTGAACGGCCACGTGCAGGCGCGCCGTCGCTTCCGCGCGCCTTCGCCTCCTCCCCTGACCTCCGAAGACTGGGCCAGAGCACGTCGATTGGATGCCCGGTTCGCCTCGGCTGCCCTGCCCCGCCTCAAACGGACGCACTGGCCCTACATCGACAATCTGCTGCTGGACGATGTCGGCAACATATGGGTACGGCTTACTCAGGGATGGCCGGACAAGCAGCTCCAAAGCACGCGTTACCTGGTGCTTACTCCTCGCGGCAATCTGCAGACGGTCGATCTGGAGGGCACTATTGACCTTGAGGTCGTGCAGAACGGCCGGGCGTTGGGCCTGCGACGAGAACCGGACGGTACCCGATCGGTGGTCGTTTTCTCACGGATTCGCCTGCGCCAGCAAGAGGCCACGCAAGAATAATTAATTGACCGTCCCGACAAAGCGCAAACAGGACGCAAGCGACACTCCGCTTACAGCGTGCCCAAGAGGCTCTGCCTGCCTTCTGCAGTGGGATTCACGTGCCCACACACGGTGCTGTGCTCTCTGCAGACCGGACGGGGATTCATCCACTTTTCCTACAGGTCCCTGGAAAAAGCGCCTTTCTGCTCCCATCTTGCAATCCAAAGAACCACTCCCAGGATTTGACAAGTCGGGGCGCGCGGGCCCGCGTCCCTGCCAGCCCAGCATTTCCAAGACGCCGGCTGCATCCATCCTGCCCCCACGTATGCAGCCAGTGCGCCTGTCAACCGATGCGCCTTTCTTCCCATAAGCTGCTGAAATTTCAGCCATTCCTCCCCCATCGTCCCTCTTGACAAGGTGTGTGTGTGTTAATTAGGGGTGCGAGGCCGGTCGTCCGGCCCGCACCCCCGACGGCCGGCCCGGGATCCATCGGGTGCGAACTACAAAGCACAAAGGAGGTGCATCATGAAGCGCCTGTTGCTTCCCATTGCCCTGATGCTCTCCAACCCGTAGAGACGTGGTCGCGAATGCCGTGGCGGTGATGACGCCTTCCGAAGCCTGTGCCGGTAGCTGTGCAGAGGCAAATTGTCCAGGAAGCGGTGCGCTTTGTTGCCGACAGGTTAAGTCGTATCTTTTTGGGTTAATCAAAGAAACCCAAGAGACTTACGAAAATCCTCCACAGGAATAAAAACAGCACATGCGCCGTCTTTCTCTGGTAGCCGGAAGTGTGCTCCTGCTGCTGGGGCTGGGCCTGTTGTGGACGCTTTCCTCTTCATCCAGTTTTTCAGGCCAGCCTGTGCCGTCCGATCGTCTTCCCTCCCCCCGTCCGCAAGCGCGCACCACACGGCAGGTCCAGCCGGTTATGCTGCAGCAGGTGCGCCTGTTCGGACGTGAGGCGCTCCTGTACACGGTAGACTTTATCCACGCCGGCCCCGAAGCGACCGTATATGTCCTGGACCGGGGCCGGCACCAGGTCCTCCGTTTTGATCTCAAGACGGGCCGCCTGCTGCAACGTTATGGAAAAGGTCCGGGAGAAGGGCCAGGCGAATTCCAGATGATTACCGACTTTAAAGTGGACCGGGCCGGGCGCGTCTACGTCTGCGATCCGGTGAATGCCCGCATCACGCTGTTCGCGCCGGACGGCCAACTTCTGGCCACCCTTTCGCTGGATCGTCCGCCCTACGGACTGGCCCTGATGGCCGATGCGCTGCTGGTCATTCAGTTACTCCGGGCCCGCTCGGATGGTCTGTTTGAAGTGTACCGTCTGGAGCAGAAGCCTGATGGTGCCTACCGGCTACGCTTCCTGCGTCGCTTTGGGGAATTTCTAAAAAATCAGGCGGCCTTCAGTTTGCTACTGGATGGTCGCCTTACAGGCGCCGACAGTTTTTTCGTCTATGCCCCGCGACGCATCGGCTGGCTTACCGCGTTTTACCCGGACGGCCGCCTCCGCTTTCACCGGGAAACCATCGATCCGATCCCGATTCCACGCCTGGTGCGGCGCGGTGACGTGGAGCAGGTAGACCGCAAGGCGCCGATCGCCACCTACGAGTTGACCGTCGACGGCCCCCGTCTTTATACCTGGAGCAAGGGGCGCGACGGCCAGGCCTACGTGGACGTTTACAGTGCCTATACTGGAGACTATCAATTCTCACTCCCCCTCGACCTCAAAGGACTGATTGACGTCCAGGATTCTCTGATCTATGCAGCCCACGACACCCTGGTCACGGTCTGGCGCTGGCGCCCTGCTGTGCCGGATTCGGAGGGAAGTAGCTCTTGAGTAAGGCAGCCTGTCCGTGTACGCGCTCGACGGATGTGGAGGCTGCTCCCCTCACGGAAAAGCCATAGAGCAAGGCCCTGGCGCACTCGTGGTCGGTAGCGTCCGTCACGGAAAACAGGGACCATCAGTTCCTCTTCCTGAACAGCTACGCAGCAAGTGCCCCTTTCCTGCCCCTCACCGCAACAGAGCAAACAACGCCACAATCACCCCGATCTGCCCTGCCCAAAACACAAACATCCACCGAATCAACCGCGTATGTCCCTGGCTGATCTGCACCCGCAAACGCATCTCCACCTCCGCAAGACGCGTCTCCAGTTTCGCTACCTCTTCCGTAAGGCGCTTGTCCAGCACCGCAATCTGACGTTCCAGCTTCGACTCCACCCCCTGAATCTGACGCTCCAGACGTGCTCCCTCCTCCGTGACCCGACGCGCAAACCGCTCCTCTACGATTCCTAACAGGTTGTTCCGCTCATGACGGACTGCCTCATTGAGCAACGCAATCAATGCCTCGACCCCTGCCTCCCCCAGCTTTTCTCGTAATACTTTGGGTACGGTCAAAATCGCCATCGGATTTCTAAGAGAAGGGTGAACCGATAAAAGTTAAAAATCCGGCTCTTCTGCAGAAGGTTCCCTTCCAACGCTGACCGGTGATGGGATACCCGACGTTCTGCGGGACGCTCGCGCCATAGCCGTTGAGGGTCCCATTTTCGAGGTCCTCCTTGCCTACCTGTTTCGCTGCGTATTGGGTTTTTAGCAATGAGGCCCCTCTCGCCGGATAGCAGCTGCTCCCGCAATCGCTCCGGCCACCTCGAAGGGCAATGCGATAAGTTTGAGGCTGTCCGTACGCACAAACATGTTGCCTCTTTTTCTTTGTCGAACCAGAGGCATTTTTCGTTATGGTTCTTTTTATCCGAACAAAACAATTTCTTGATCTTTTATTGAAACTTATTTTCCTTTTACTTCACTTTTAGTCACCTGCGCGTCGGGACTATGCTACACACGATTGAAAAAGCCTGTAAAACGTTACGTCTTTTCACCGAAGAGAAGCCGGAATGGGGCGTCACGGAATTAGCCCGTACGTTACGTATTCCCAAATCCAGCGCAGCAGGTATCCTATCGACCCTGGCGCATTACGGGCTGCTACGCCGAACGCCTTCGCGGAAATACCGATTGGGCTGGGAAATTCTGCGGCTGCACAGGCTGTTGGTGGAGACGTCCGAGTTTCGACAGCTGGCCCATCAGGAGATGGAGCGTCTGGTCCGAGAATACGGCGAAACGACGCATTTAGCTACGCTGGAAAATGGCATGGTAGTGTACATAGACAAAGTGGAAGGCTCGCGTTCTGTTCGGGTACACGTTACCGGTCTGGGCGTGCGCCTTCCCCCGCATGGAAGTGCGGTTGGCAAGATATTGCTGGCTTACCGTCCCTGGCCAGAGGTCCTGGAGATTATCCGGCGTCAGGGGCTCCCAGCGCTGACCCCCAACACCATTACCAAGCTGGAGCACCTGGAACAGGAGTTGATTCGGGTGCGTCAGCAGGGCTATGCGATTGATGAGGAAGAGGTGCTGCCTGAGCTATGCTGCGTGGCTGCGCCCATTCGTAACTACCTGCGGCAAACAATTGCAGCGATGAGCATCTCGGCCCCCTCCTACCGTTTTCGCCTCATGCGCGAGCGCTACACGCAGGCCGTCGTGGCCGCCTGCCAGCGCATTTCCAGGAAGCTGGGTTTTGCCTGTGGTTGATTTTACTGTTTACGCCGGACGGTTGTCTGTCTCTGAGGGGCTTCTTGTGCAGGCGTTGCTGAAGGCAATGTCCGCGCAATCAGTCCCAGGTTGGCCACCGCAAAGGGAGTCAGATAATTCAGCACCACCTTCCCTCCCAGAATCAGCGTCCAGTCCCCCTGGATGATCAGATCTCCCTGATTGAAAGCGGTCAACCAGGTACCTACAACCAGGGCAATCCAGCCAGTTCGCTTTAAATGCGGCGGGTAAAAGACCACCTGCATCAGTTGCTGCAAACGCGGCTTCATGGTTCAATAAACCGGCCGTTCCCGCTCCCCCTGCTGCGCTTCCAGCCAGGGCTGTACGGGTGGCATCTCTTCGATCATGGAGCGCACCGGCACTTCCAGCAACCAGGGGCGCCCTTGCTGAAAAAATTGGGTTACTTTACGGACCAACTGATCAGGATCCGTCACCCGAGCGGCCTCCACTCCCATACTCCGAGCCAGCTGTACGCTGTCAACCGGCCCTAAGCGAACCCCGAAATAACGTTTTCCATAATAGAGATGCTGTAGTGTCTGAATCCAGCCATAGGCATGGTTGGTCAGTTGGACAAACAGGACTGGTAGGTTGTAGCGCACAGCTGTTTCCAATTCGCCAGCGGCCATGGCCATGCTGCCTTCGGTGGTAAAGACCAGCACAGGCCGCTGCGGGCATGCCAGGGCAATCCCGATGCCAGCGGGAATGGCATAACCCATGGGCCCCACACCCCGCGGTAAAATGACGGTACGTCCGGGTCGATTGAGGGTCCAGTAAGCGGCCAGATAGGGCGTAGGCGTACCCGGATCGCCTACCACAATTACCTCGGCGTGAGCGGCAGCCAGGCGATGGATCAACTGTACGATACGGCGCACCGAAAACTCTGGGCCCGCCCCTGTAAGTATGCCTTGTTTACGCACTTGCGTGATCTGCGCCATACGCTCCGCTTTTGGGATACTACCTGTCTGGCTCAGTGCATCAATCAGTTGTTCCAGCACCACGCGGGCGTCCCCAACAAGCGGTATAGCCCCCGGATAATTAGCACCTGCCCGTAAGGGATCGATGTCGATCTGTATGATCCGCGTTCCCTGTCGGGAAGGTGCCCGGAAACTCAACGTATCGGTCGCATTGGCACGTGTGCCTACCAACAGGACCACATCCGCCTGGGCGACATAGGCGTTGGTGGCGGGTTGTCCACCGTTCGCTCCGACCACACCCAGGTAGAGCGGATGCCTCTCCGACAGGGCGCCTTTACCATGGATAGTGGTGGCAATCGGCAACTGATAGGTCTCAGCCAGAGCCTGCAACACCGTATAGGCATTGGACCAGTGCACCCCTCCACCCGCCACAATTACCGGTTGTTGAGCGGTGGCAAGCCATCGGGCAGCCTGTTCAACCAGAGAGGGATCTGCCTCGGGGCGCCTTGTTGGAAGATCTGGCTTCCATGCACATGCAGCCGCCTCACACCCCTCAGGCACGGAGGCTTCCCAGAGATTCTCCGGTATCACCAACGCACCTGGCGCAGGCCGCTGCGTTCCCAGCTGTTCCCAGAGCGCCCGAAAAAACCGGGGGAGTTGATGGACTTGCGCTACCCGATAAACGGCTTTCGCGGTACCCGCCAGCAAGGTGTCCACAGGAAACTCGGTCAGTGCGCCACTACCCCGACTGTCTTGATGAATGTCGCTGACTACAGCCAGTACAGGCACCGAAGCGGCATAGGCCTCCACAAGTCCACTGGCCAGGTAGGCCGCTCCCCCTCCGCTGGAAGCCTCGACAACCATACGTCGGCCGGTCACGCGAGCAGCTCCATCGGCCATATAGGCCGCATGCCGCTCATCACGGGTAACAATGTGTCGCAGCGATGGGTGGTGGCGCGACAGGGCGTCGTACAAGGCCACGCTCGTATCTCCGGGCAATCCAAAGACCAGCTGTACCCCTGCCTGCTTCAGCAATGCGATCAGGAGTTCCGCGCCTGTTTGCCCCCTTCTCATGGGTCGTCTTCACGCAACACCGGATTTTCCAACACGCCGATGCGCTCAATTTCAATACGCACCACGTCGCCCGGCTGAAGAAATCGGGGAGGCGTCCGGACAAAGCCAACCCCTGCCGGAGTACCCGTAGCAATCACGTCGCCAGGCTGCAACGTCATTACCTCCGAGAGACATGCGATAACCGTGGCTACCGAAAAGACCATTTCCGCCGTGGAGGCTTCCTGCATCACCTCTCCATTGAGCTGTAGCTGGATACGGAGTTTCTGGGGATCTGGACATTCATCCGGCGTAACAATCCAGGGCCCCATCGGAGCAAAAGTATCGAACGCTTTGCCCAGCGTCCACTGGGACGTTTTGAACTGATAATCCCGGGCCGACACATCATTGAAGATCGTGTAGCCAGCCACACAGCTCAGGGCCTCCTCCTCGGTTACATAACGCGTCCGACGTCCGATTACCACGGCCAGTTCTGCCTCAAAATCCACCTGGTTCGTGACGCGCGGCAGCCGGATAGGCTGCCTGTGGCCGATCAGACAGGAGGCAAACTTGGCAAAGACCTCAGGAAAAGAAGGAATGCCAACTCCGGCCTCATGCGCATGCGCTGGATAATTTCGTCCCAGACATAGCACTTTTTCAGGATGGCGCACCGGCGCGGCCAGTTGCAACGCGTGCAATGGTAACAACACACCGGTTGTTGTTAACAGCTCCGGGTCTTGTTGGTGCTTTTCCCGGAGAAAGGCTATCACTTCCTGAAGTAGCTGTATTCCTTCTGCTTCTCGCTGCAACAAAGTCTGCAAATCGGCAGGTAACAGCAACGCGGCCCAGAGGCGTGCGGTAGGGCTCGGCTGGTACCGCGCCCAGAGTGCTCCAGCCCGCTGGATATCCAGCACGTGTGCGTCGTCCCAGCACACGCCTGCCCGCAATTCTCCCCATCGCTGATACGTGAGCAATCGCATAGGTATTTACTCAAAAACCACAGTCAGTGGTGGGAATCCCTGCATACACAGGGTACACACATCCCCGCGAGCTACCGGAAACGAGGCGGCCAGGGCGCCGGAAAGCACAATATCGCCTGCTTTGAGACGTACCCCGTATTGGGACAACGTGTTCGCCAGCCAGGCCACAGCCCGTGCCGGATGGCCCAGACAGGCCGCACCAACCCCCTGGCTATGGAGGACCCCGTTTTTGTAAAGCAGCATGCCTACCTGTTGCAGATCAAAAGTGCGGGCAGCCTGTTGCCAGGGTCCCAGTGTAAAAGCCCCAAAGGAAGCATTATCTGCGACGGTATCATAAATGCGTATTCGCCAATCCCGAATGCGGCTATCCACAATCTCCAGACTGGCCGCAATGGCTTCCGTGGCGCCCAGCACCTCTTGTGGGGTAATGTTCGGTCCCTCCAGATCCTGTCCGAGCAAGAAAGCCAGCTCTCCTTCCAGACGAGGCTGCCAGAAGAGCTCAATCGGAATGGTAGCCTGGGTGCCGTGTGGTTCGAAATAGCGAGAAGCCCACAGATGCCCAAAATCAGGCTGATCGACTCCCATCTGCTGCTGCATGGCCAGCGAGGTCAGTCCGATCTTGTGGCCCAACACCTGCTCGCCTCGCTTCTTACGCAACGCTGTCCATGCCTGCTGGACGGCATACGCCACGTCGAGCTGAGTCAGGCCTGCCGTCTCGGACAATGGCTCCACGGGCGCTCGTTGCTTTTCCCAGACAGCATCGAGCACCTCGGCCAGCTGAACGGCCACGGTTGTTATTGATTGGCCAGGCATATGTTTTTGATTTCGGTGTAGAATTCCAGGCTATACTGCCCGCCTTCCCGTCCAATGCCACTCTGTTTCATCCCGCCAAAAGGTACACGCAGATCCCGCACAAAGAAATCGTTGACCCAGACTGTACCGGCTTCCAGGGCCTGGGCAACCCGCACAGCGCGGCCCGCATCGCGCGTCTGAACCACTGCCGACAATCCATAGGCTACCCCGTTAGCAATCGCAATAGCCTCTTCTTCTGTGTCGAACGGCAATACCGTGACGACCGGTCCGAAAATTTCTTCCTGGCAGACCCGGTCGGTGGGCTGCACGCCTTCGATGATGGTGGGGTTGAGGAAATTCCCCTGGTCCAGGGGCGCGGGCAACACGGGACGATCACCGCCTATCAGCACACGCGCCCCCTGTTGGCGCGCCAGCTCAATGTAGAACTGCACCCGTTCCAGATGATCCGGGTGAATCAGCGCGCCCAGCGTCGTGTCGGGGTCAAACGGATCACCTGGCCGAATCCGCTCGCGGGTCGCCTGTATAAACTGCTCCAGGAACGTCTCATAGATGGGCCGCTGCACCAGCAACCGGGGACCGGCCAAGCAGAATTCCCCTTGATTGAAAAAGCTGGCCCGCAACGAAATCTGCACAGCGCGCTCCAGATCGGCATCGGCAAAAATAATATTGGCCCCTTTGCCGCCGAGCTCAAAGGAAAGACGCTTCAGCGTTGGCGCCGCTGCCTGCATGATGTGTTTTCCTGTGTTGCTTTCTCCCGTGAACGAAATCAGACGCACTCCGGGATGTTGTGTCAGCAAGGCGCCGGCTGAGTCAGGTCCGAACCCATGGACCACGTTAAAGACACCTGGCGGCAGCCCTGCTTCGTGGGCAAGCTGGGCCAACTTCCAGGCACCAATCGGAGTAAACTCGGCGGGTTTAAGCACAACCGTATTGCCAAAAGCCAGGGCGGGTCCCATCTTCCAGGTTGCCAGCAGCAATGGGACATTCCAGGGGGTAATCAATGCGGCTACGCCTACCGGCATGCGTTGCACATAATTGACGTAGCCATTATCCATGAGATAGGCTTCGGAGCCATGCGTTACGGCAAAATCCGCAAAGAACTCCAGATTCCAGGCCACCCGCTCGATGTAGATCGCCGGATTGTTCTCGCGGATGGGGCGGCCTACATCATATGTTTCGATCCGGGCCAGCTCTTCAGCGTGTTCTCGAATGGCCTGAGCGAAACGATGCAGTAGCTCTCGGCGTTGCCGTGCAGGCATAGCCCGCCATTTGTCAAAAGCAGCCTGCGCCGCCGAAACAGCGGCTTCTACCTCTTCGGCCTTTCCCTCCGGCGCTTTGCCAATGACTTCGTTGGTGGCAGGATAATGGATTTCAAAATGACGTTGTCCTTCCACAAACTCGCCGTTGATGTAGTGCTGGACGTTGAAGAAAGGAGGGCGGAGGGTTGCCTCCGTGACCTGTCCCTCGGCTTGTACCTGCGCCATAATGTATCCCGGTTTTGTTAGCTGGAAACAAACTCAAGGAGTTAGCTGGCAGAGCAGAAGGTAGTTGTCCAGTTCGACCCGGAGCACTCCAGGCCGTGCCGGTTGCGCGCTCGTTGGTGATCCCATAAAGATGAACTGTCCGGCCTGTAGTCCTCCTACCTGCCGGGCGAGCCACTGAAGACGCTCTCCAGGATCCCCCAGTACAGCTACCTCGCCTTCCCCGACACATACGCCGTCCAGAAACAGACGCAACGTCCCCGCACGGGGCCAGGCCGATAGTAGCTGCGTTCCCATCAAAAAGCCTCCCCCGGATGCATTATCAGCGACCACCTCGACCACTGAAAAGCGATAGTCCTTCCAGACGGAGTCCAGTACATCAAGCCCCAGAAAAATACCCCCGATCGCCTGCTCAGCCTGGTCAGGCGTACTCGAGGGGGGGATGGGCGCCCGCAACCAGACGACCAGTTCAGGTTCCATCCGAGGTTGCAGAAATTGCCCCAGCGATAAAGGACTTTCCTGGAGCATTTCGGTTGTAATACGACCATAAATCGGGTGATCGATGCCCATTTGCTGTTGTTTGGCGGGGCTGAGTAAGCCCAGCTTATAGCCTTTGAGGGATACAGCAGATAGCCGTGTCGCCTGAACACGGTAAGCCCCGTTCAGATCGACCTGCCAGTCCCCTCCACGGCTGGTCAGTAGCGTGCGCGTCTGCCGCGCCCACTCAATGGCCTCTCGAAGCCTCTGTTCGTTTTGACGCAGCATCATCTATCCGATCTGCCAGTGATTGGCCGCCAACAAACCAGTGCGTCGCAGGGACTTCCTGATACACAACCCGCACGGTTTCCGCAGACACCCCGATCGTTTGTGCTGCGGTTTCAGACAGCGCGGCCGCCAGTTCCTGCAACTGCGCGGGCGTACGCCCTGCCCGCAGCGTGATGCGCAAGAGCAACATAATCTTTTTCCTGGATGAAGGCCAACCGAGCAGGCCCCCTATACCTGGTCAGGAGGCCTTTGCGCCTGGCTCAATCCCTCTTGGTCTTTCTGTGCTGAATGCATAGCGCCTTCAGACAGCGCTCAAAAAAAGCGTGCCCAGGCCACCAAATTCTGCCACGTAGGTGTCCCCCGGCTGCACGGGATGGGCTCGGGTCAGTCCTCCCGTCAGCACCAGGCTACCTGCTGGAAGCGTCTGCCCCTGCTGGGTCAGTGTCTCCACCAGCCATTGCAGGGCAAGCAGCGGATGTCCCATCGCCTCGGCCCCCAGTCCTTGATCGATCGCCTGGCCATTGCGCCAGAGCCGCACCCCCACCAGCGCCAGATCAACCCGGCAGGGCCAACGCTGCGGAGGGCCCAGCCATACACGCGCCGCTGAGCTATTGTCCGCAGTATTATCTTCCAGTTGAAAAACGTACTGCTGATAGCGCGTGTCCACAATCTCCAAACAGGGATAGACCACCTCGATAGCCGCCTGCAAGGCGAGCCAGTCGGGTTTGCCCTCCAGCGTACGTCCCACATAGAGCGCAATCTCAGGCTCAATACGCGGGTGAATGAGCGCACTGCAGGCAAGCTGTGGCTGCGTTAGCAACATGCGGTCCAGCAAAACGCCATAATTAGGGCGGTCAATGCCCAGTTGGGCGCGCATGGCCGCGCTGGTAAATCCCAGTTTATATCCTATTGGGGTCCCCGCTTGCAGGGCTACCCGAGCCTGTTGCACCCGATAGGCTTCTTCCAGCGTCAGCGCATACTGCTGGGTAAGCGGCTGAATGGGACGCCGCTGCTGCTCCGCTTCATACAACCGGCGCGCCAGTACCTCAATAGTTGCCGCCTCCAGCATCAGCCTTCAGGATTCCAGCACCAACCGCCCCAGTTTCCCCCTGCAAAAAACCAGGGGTTCCTGTTCTTCGTGGTAATCCATATACACCACAGATCCGATGACCAGCACGTGGTCCCCGGCCTCATGCCGGTCTACCACATCGGCCACGATACGCACGACGGCCTGAGGCAACACCGGTGCCGCTGCCTTTTCCTCAAAGAAAATCTCCAAGTTACTGCCCTTCTTTCCTGCAAAATGCCAGCACAAGTCTTTCTGATTTTCAGATAATATATTGACACTATACTTATCGCTACTACATATATATTTGTACATCTTAGTGTTCTTATCTATCGACACCAGAATTAAAAGTGGATCTAAAGATACTGAGATGAAAGAGTTCACGGTAATCCCATGGATTCCCCGGGGCGTTTGCGTAAGCACAACGGTTACGCCGGTGGGGAATAGGGACATCCCCTTTCGGAAAAAACGTGCATCTATTTCTTTAATCGTTGCTTCCATTGTAGTGTATGTTTATTCGTAGTACCATCCCATGAGAGAGCGAGCTTGCTCAATTTGCTGTTGCAGCAAAAGTGATCGAATACGACTGGAAGAAATGATCTTACCTGTATGATCACGTACTTTTACAAATTCTCTGACATTAAAATACCTGGCAAGTGTCTCCACATTTCCCTCTCTATTTTTTCCAAATTTAAAATCTTTTCCAACCCATATTTCTATAGGATTTACCCAGCTTATCCTCTTAATAAAATCATAAGCGCTTAATGCAGCATAAGCTCTGTCAAATACGACAACGACGACATAGTCTGGACCAAACGCCGAAAGGCGTCGCAGCTTTTCAGGCAGCGGCGTTAGCAGGCGTGCTCCTTCAAACAGGGTGCGTGGTGGTGGATCAAAAGTCAAAATGACAAAAGGCACGCCGTGGTGCCAGGCGCGGCGTTGCGCCTGCCGTAGCAGGGCCTGGTGGCCACGGTGGACTCCAT
This portion of the Rhodothermus sp. genome encodes:
- a CDS encoding 6-bladed beta-propeller, translating into MRRLSLVAGSVLLLLGLGLLWTLSSSSSFSGQPVPSDRLPSPRPQARTTRQVQPVMLQQVRLFGREALLYTVDFIHAGPEATVYVLDRGRHQVLRFDLKTGRLLQRYGKGPGEGPGEFQMITDFKVDRAGRVYVCDPVNARITLFAPDGQLLATLSLDRPPYGLALMADALLVIQLLRARSDGLFEVYRLEQKPDGAYRLRFLRRFGEFLKNQAAFSLLLDGRLTGADSFFVYAPRRIGWLTAFYPDGRLRFHRETIDPIPIPRLVRRGDVEQVDRKAPIATYELTVDGPRLYTWSKGRDGQAYVDVYSAYTGDYQFSLPLDLKGLIDVQDSLIYAAHDTLVTVWRWRPAVPDSEGSSS
- a CDS encoding IclR family transcriptional regulator, which translates into the protein MLHTIEKACKTLRLFTEEKPEWGVTELARTLRIPKSSAAGILSTLAHYGLLRRTPSRKYRLGWEILRLHRLLVETSEFRQLAHQEMERLVREYGETTHLATLENGMVVYIDKVEGSRSVRVHVTGLGVRLPPHGSAVGKILLAYRPWPEVLEIIRRQGLPALTPNTITKLEHLEQELIRVRQQGYAIDEEEVLPELCCVAAPIRNYLRQTIAAMSISAPSYRFRLMRERYTQAVVAACQRISRKLGFACG
- a CDS encoding thiamine pyrophosphate-binding protein, coding for MRRGQTGAELLIALLKQAGVQLVFGLPGDTSVALYDALSRHHPSLRHIVTRDERHAAYMADGAARVTGRRMVVEASSGGGAAYLASGLVEAYAASVPVLAVVSDIHQDSRGSGALTEFPVDTLLAGTAKAVYRVAQVHQLPRFFRALWEQLGTQRPAPGALVIPENLWEASVPEGCEAAACAWKPDLPTRRPEADPSLVEQAARWLATAQQPVIVAGGGVHWSNAYTVLQALAETYQLPIATTIHGKGALSERHPLYLGVVGANGGQPATNAYVAQADVVLLVGTRANATDTLSFRAPSRQGTRIIQIDIDPLRAGANYPGAIPLVGDARVVLEQLIDALSQTGSIPKAERMAQITQVRKQGILTGAGPEFSVRRIVQLIHRLAAAHAEVIVVGDPGTPTPYLAAYWTLNRPGRTVILPRGVGPMGYAIPAGIGIALACPQRPVLVFTTEGSMAMAAGELETAVRYNLPVLFVQLTNHAYGWIQTLQHLYYGKRYFGVRLGPVDSVQLARSMGVEAARVTDPDQLVRKVTQFFQQGRPWLLEVPVRSMIEEMPPVQPWLEAQQGERERPVY
- a CDS encoding fumarylacetoacetate hydrolase family protein, with amino-acid sequence MRLLTYQRWGELRAGVCWDDAHVLDIQRAGALWARYQPSPTARLWAALLLPADLQTLLQREAEGIQLLQEVIAFLREKHQQDPELLTTTGVLLPLHALQLAAPVRHPEKVLCLGRNYPAHAHEAGVGIPSFPEVFAKFASCLIGHRQPIRLPRVTNQVDFEAELAVVIGRRTRYVTEEEALSCVAGYTIFNDVSARDYQFKTSQWTLGKAFDTFAPMGPWIVTPDECPDPQKLRIQLQLNGEVMQEASTAEMVFSVATVIACLSEVMTLQPGDVIATGTPAGVGFVRTPPRFLQPGDVVRIEIERIGVLENPVLREDDP
- a CDS encoding fumarylacetoacetate hydrolase family protein — translated: MAVQLAEVLDAVWEKQRAPVEPLSETAGLTQLDVAYAVQQAWTALRKKRGEQVLGHKIGLTSLAMQQQMGVDQPDFGHLWASRYFEPHGTQATIPIELFWQPRLEGELAFLLGQDLEGPNITPQEVLGATEAIAASLEIVDSRIRDWRIRIYDTVADNASFGAFTLGPWQQAARTFDLQQVGMLLYKNGVLHSQGVGAACLGHPARAVAWLANTLSQYGVRLKAGDIVLSGALAASFPVARGDVCTLCMQGFPPLTVVFE
- a CDS encoding aldehyde dehydrogenase, which encodes MAQVQAEGQVTEATLRPPFFNVQHYINGEFVEGQRHFEIHYPATNEVIGKAPEGKAEEVEAAVSAAQAAFDKWRAMPARQRRELLHRFAQAIREHAEELARIETYDVGRPIRENNPAIYIERVAWNLEFFADFAVTHGSEAYLMDNGYVNYVQRMPVGVAALITPWNVPLLLATWKMGPALAFGNTVVLKPAEFTPIGAWKLAQLAHEAGLPPGVFNVVHGFGPDSAGALLTQHPGVRLISFTGESNTGKHIMQAAAPTLKRLSFELGGKGANIIFADADLERAVQISLRASFFNQGEFCLAGPRLLVQRPIYETFLEQFIQATRERIRPGDPFDPDTTLGALIHPDHLERVQFYIELARQQGARVLIGGDRPVLPAPLDQGNFLNPTIIEGVQPTDRVCQEEIFGPVVTVLPFDTEEEAIAIANGVAYGLSAVVQTRDAGRAVRVAQALEAGTVWVNDFFVRDLRVPFGGMKQSGIGREGGQYSLEFYTEIKNICLANQ
- a CDS encoding fumarylacetoacetate hydrolase family protein, with the protein product MMLRQNEQRLREAIEWARQTRTLLTSRGGDWQVDLNGAYRVQATRLSAVSLKGYKLGLLSPAKQQQMGIDHPIYGRITTEMLQESPLSLGQFLQPRMEPELVVWLRAPIPPSSTPDQAEQAIGGIFLGLDVLDSVWKDYRFSVVEVVADNASGGGFLMGTQLLSAWPRAGTLRLFLDGVCVGEGEVAVLGDPGERLQWLARQVGGLQAGQFIFMGSPTSAQPARPGVLRVELDNYLLLCQLTP